The genome window CTCGGCGACCTGAACATCGACCCCGGCCGGTTCGCCGGCCAGGAGGCCAGCGCGACCCGGTTCGCCGAGTTCGCCGGCGACGGCAAACCGTTTCACTTCCTCACCGACGTCGGACCCGACGCGACCCCGACCTACCAGGGCGCGCTCAACATCGACCACGTCGTGTCCGACCGGCTCGCGGGATCGTGCTGGGCCGCCGGCGTCACCGACGGCCACCCGCCGGTGCACGAGGCCGTGTTCTTCGACCACGTGCCGATCGTGTGCACCGCGTTCGGCGCCGCGCCGTGACGCGCGCGGCGGCCGAGCGGGTCAGTGGACGACCGGGTCGTCGCTGTCTTCGATCTCGATCGTGCCGAACCGCTGCTCGTAGCGCTCGATGTTCTTGAGCAACGCGCGCAGCAGCCGCTTGGTGTGCTTCGGCGACGAGATGATGCGCGCGCGCACCTTGGCGCGCGCGTTGGCGGGCTGCAGGAAC of Deltaproteobacteria bacterium contains these proteins:
- a CDS encoding DUF3467 domain-containing protein, which encodes MADADPAPKSTPKIQLQLDDDTAQGVYSNLVLINHTENEFLLDFAFLQPANARAKVRARIISSPKHTKRLLRALLKNIERYEQRFGTIEIEDSDDPVVH